In Acidimicrobiales bacterium, the following proteins share a genomic window:
- a CDS encoding RDD family protein, with protein MSIGPGIVTPEAVVLEIERAGVPSRLLAFVLDLLALGIVWFLLALGASSMLGDLEGFAGAVIAVLLSVGLYLAWFVGFETWWQRTPGKAALGLRVVSTDGTPVRFVQSFLRALVGLVDFFALPFGFIAVTSSLLSPRDQRLGDVAAGTLVVRDRTATRLATPAQFPIPYGFDAYVNGLDLGAMTEAQYGVLRNFLLRAHQLSPLARAQLAVRLANPMSRILRHDPPRNLHPETFLVCVVAAWQRAHAGGAPPLPTW; from the coding sequence ATGAGCATTGGCCCGGGGATCGTGACGCCCGAAGCCGTCGTGCTCGAGATCGAGCGGGCGGGGGTCCCCTCCCGGCTGCTCGCGTTCGTGCTCGACCTGCTGGCGCTCGGCATCGTCTGGTTCCTGCTGGCCCTGGGGGCGAGCTCGATGCTCGGCGACCTCGAGGGCTTCGCCGGCGCGGTGATCGCCGTGCTGCTGAGCGTCGGCCTGTACCTGGCCTGGTTCGTCGGCTTCGAGACGTGGTGGCAGCGCACCCCCGGGAAGGCGGCGCTGGGCCTGCGGGTGGTGAGCACCGACGGCACGCCGGTGCGCTTCGTCCAGTCGTTCCTGCGGGCGCTCGTCGGGCTGGTCGACTTCTTCGCCCTGCCGTTCGGGTTCATCGCGGTGACGTCGTCGCTGCTGTCGCCCCGCGACCAGCGCCTCGGCGACGTGGCCGCCGGCACCCTCGTGGTCCGCGACCGCACGGCCACCCGCCTGGCCACACCTGCCCAGTTCCCCATCCCGTACGGCTTCGACGCCTACGTCAACGGCCTCGACCTCGGTGCCATGACCGAGGCCCAGTACGGCGTGCTGCGCAACTTCCTGCTGCGGGCGCACCAGCTGTCGCCGCTGGCCCGGGCCCAGCTGGCCGTGCGGCTGGCGAACCCGATGTCGCGGATCCTGCGCCACGACCCGCCCCGCAACCTGCATCCGGAGACGTTCCTGGTGTGCGTGGTGGCGGCCTGGCAGCGGGCGCACGCCGGCGGCGCCCCACCGTTGCCGACCTGGTGA
- a CDS encoding DUF58 domain-containing protein — MGVTLALQIAGLALVVGALWYFVALPTVRLAVVAAVASLVAWSLPWDVWIALVVVNGVLLAVQVIDAFTGPSPQRIPVERTLPAGMTLGGEADVTWTVRNPKSFGTRVSLADELAPSLRPSTRRVSGRIPRRGTLRATARLRPARRGHFTPTELVVRTEGPLGLGARQAVQRIPGELRVFPSFRSKDDAELRIRKARLLEVGLRSARGRGGGTEFDQLREYGIDDEFRRVDWAATARSGKAIVRTYRSERNQTVVVLLDNGRVMAGRVDGVPRVEHAMDAVMALTTVATGLGDRCGLVAFDREVRAVVPPRHGTGQLARVVEALYGLEPALVESDYAQAFTETLARFRRRTMLVILTDLVEVSVNEWLVPALPLIVREHLVVVAGVADPDVARWAAPTDVPDAATAYRQAAAVTAMAQRQRVAARLRGLGATVVDAKPGRLAPALADAYLEVKATGRL; from the coding sequence GTGGGCGTGACCCTCGCCCTCCAGATCGCCGGTCTGGCGCTGGTCGTCGGCGCGCTGTGGTACTTCGTGGCGCTGCCGACGGTGCGGCTGGCCGTGGTGGCCGCGGTCGCGTCGCTGGTGGCCTGGTCGCTGCCGTGGGACGTCTGGATCGCCCTCGTGGTCGTCAACGGTGTGCTGCTGGCGGTCCAGGTGATCGACGCCTTCACCGGCCCGTCGCCCCAGCGGATCCCGGTGGAGCGGACGCTGCCGGCGGGCATGACGCTGGGCGGCGAGGCCGACGTGACGTGGACCGTCCGCAACCCCAAGTCGTTCGGGACCCGGGTGAGCCTGGCCGACGAGCTGGCGCCGTCGCTGCGCCCGTCGACCCGCCGGGTGAGCGGCCGGATCCCACGGCGGGGGACGCTCCGCGCCACCGCCCGCCTGCGCCCCGCCCGCCGGGGTCACTTCACGCCCACCGAGCTGGTGGTGCGCACCGAAGGTCCGCTGGGCCTGGGCGCCCGCCAGGCGGTGCAGCGGATCCCGGGTGAGCTGCGGGTGTTCCCGTCGTTCCGCTCGAAGGACGACGCCGAGCTGCGCATCCGCAAGGCCCGACTGCTGGAGGTCGGCCTCCGGTCGGCCCGGGGGCGGGGCGGCGGCACCGAGTTCGACCAGCTCCGGGAGTACGGCATCGACGACGAGTTCCGCCGGGTCGACTGGGCGGCGACGGCCCGGTCCGGCAAGGCGATCGTGCGGACCTACCGCTCGGAGCGCAACCAGACCGTGGTGGTGCTGCTCGACAACGGGCGGGTGATGGCCGGCCGGGTCGACGGGGTGCCCCGGGTGGAGCACGCCATGGACGCCGTGATGGCGCTGACCACGGTGGCCACCGGCCTGGGCGACCGCTGCGGCCTGGTCGCCTTCGACCGGGAGGTGCGGGCGGTGGTCCCGCCCCGCCACGGGACCGGGCAGCTGGCCCGGGTGGTCGAGGCGCTGTACGGCCTGGAGCCGGCGCTGGTGGAGAGCGACTACGCCCAGGCGTTCACCGAGACGCTGGCCCGTTTCCGCCGCCGCACGATGCTGGTGATCCTCACCGACCTGGTGGAGGTGTCGGTGAACGAGTGGCTGGTGCCGGCGCTGCCGCTGATCGTGCGGGAGCACCTGGTGGTGGTGGCCGGAGTGGCCGACCCCGACGTCGCCCGCTGGGCCGCGCCGACCGACGTCCCCGACGCCGCCACCGCCTACCGCCAGGCAGCGGCGGTCACCGCCATGGCGCAGCGCCAGCGGGTGGCCGCCCGCCTGCGGGGCCTGGGCGCCACGGTGGTCGACGCCAAGCCCGGCCGCCTCGCCCCCGCCCTGGCCGACGCCTATCTGGAGGTCAAGGCCACCGGCCGTCTGTAA
- a CDS encoding alpha/beta hydrolase, which translates to MIDEVLELPDGRTVGYTDTATGGTPLLWCNGGPGSRLEGMGMAPEATDAGFRVVGVDRPGYGTSTPQPGRTIGGWVPDALAVLDHLGIDTCATVGVSTGGAYALALAAAVPDRVQGLVACCALTDMRWEEGKASMTDAGIQEMWAAPDRETALAIGRENFGDDGSKLLEIAPDVAQQLPAADIALFMDPEFLQRLVPNLGASFAQSVAGYVDDRLADGPGWGSFDVSAVLCPVGVIHGGSDTIVPVAHAHHTASIVPGAELRVFDALGHFSILGEVLEALTATLAR; encoded by the coding sequence ATGATCGACGAGGTGCTCGAGCTCCCCGACGGGCGGACCGTCGGCTACACCGACACGGCCACCGGGGGCACGCCGCTGCTGTGGTGCAACGGCGGTCCCGGGAGCCGCCTCGAGGGGATGGGCATGGCGCCCGAGGCCACCGACGCCGGGTTCCGCGTCGTCGGCGTCGACCGGCCCGGCTACGGCACGTCGACGCCCCAGCCCGGCCGCACCATCGGCGGCTGGGTGCCCGACGCCCTCGCCGTGCTCGACCACCTGGGCATCGACACCTGCGCCACCGTCGGTGTGTCGACCGGCGGCGCCTACGCCCTGGCGCTGGCCGCCGCCGTCCCCGACCGGGTGCAGGGCCTGGTGGCGTGCTGCGCCCTCACCGACATGCGCTGGGAGGAGGGCAAGGCGTCGATGACCGACGCCGGCATCCAGGAGATGTGGGCGGCACCCGACCGGGAGACGGCGCTGGCGATCGGCCGCGAGAACTTCGGCGACGACGGCTCCAAGCTGCTCGAGATCGCCCCCGACGTGGCCCAGCAGCTCCCGGCGGCCGACATCGCCCTGTTCATGGACCCCGAGTTCCTGCAGCGCCTCGTCCCGAACCTGGGGGCCAGCTTCGCCCAGAGCGTGGCCGGCTACGTCGACGACCGGCTCGCCGACGGCCCCGGTTGGGGCAGCTTCGACGTGAGCGCGGTCCTGTGCCCGGTCGGCGTGATCCACGGCGGCAGCGACACGATCGTCCCCGTGGCCCACGCCCACCACACGGCGTCGATCGTCCCCGGCGCCGAGCTCCGGGTGTTCGACGCCCTGGGCCACTTCAGCATCCTCGGCGAGGTCCTCGAAGCCCTCACCGCCACCCTCGCCCGCTGA
- a CDS encoding stage II sporulation protein M — MDIDRFIAVNMPSWNRLGELTSRARRGIRNLQPGELDELVALYQRTSAHLSHARTAYRDPSLTMRLTTLVSNAGGVIYRGRSRPGAAIRDFFVWRFPAAVYQSGRFVAASAFLLLVPAVLMGAWLMQSDDALDVAIPEAAREAYLEEDFEDYYSSDSAANFATEVTINNIQVAFMAFAGGIILCIPTVLLLAFNGANVGIAGGAFGSVGELGKFFGLILPHGLLELTAVVIAGAAGLRLGWAIIAPGDRSRAESVGLEARRAVLIALGLVVAFVVAGFIEGFVTGRGVPTALRVGIGFVAEAAFVTWVVVQGRAATARGLTGDLGELDRGWDELAAARDRAWAS, encoded by the coding sequence ATGGACATCGACAGGTTCATCGCCGTGAACATGCCGAGCTGGAACCGGCTCGGCGAGCTGACCAGCCGCGCCCGGCGGGGCATCCGCAACCTTCAGCCCGGCGAGCTCGACGAGCTGGTGGCGCTGTACCAGCGCACCTCGGCCCACCTGTCGCACGCCCGCACCGCCTACCGCGACCCGTCGCTGACCATGCGGCTGACCACGCTGGTGTCGAACGCCGGCGGCGTCATCTACCGGGGACGGTCGAGGCCGGGCGCGGCGATCCGCGACTTCTTCGTGTGGCGCTTCCCCGCCGCCGTCTACCAGAGCGGGCGCTTCGTGGCGGCCAGCGCCTTCCTGCTGCTCGTGCCCGCGGTGCTGATGGGCGCCTGGCTGATGCAGAGCGACGACGCGCTCGACGTCGCCATCCCCGAGGCCGCCCGCGAGGCGTACCTGGAGGAGGACTTCGAGGACTACTACTCGTCGGACTCGGCCGCGAACTTCGCCACCGAGGTGACCATCAACAACATCCAGGTGGCGTTCATGGCCTTCGCCGGCGGGATCATCCTGTGCATCCCGACCGTGCTGCTGCTGGCCTTCAACGGCGCCAACGTGGGGATCGCCGGCGGAGCGTTCGGGTCGGTGGGCGAGCTGGGCAAGTTCTTCGGCCTGATCCTGCCGCACGGCCTGCTGGAGCTGACCGCCGTGGTGATCGCCGGGGCCGCGGGGCTGCGGCTGGGCTGGGCCATCATCGCTCCGGGCGACCGCTCACGGGCCGAGTCGGTGGGCCTGGAGGCCCGGCGGGCGGTGCTGATCGCCCTGGGGCTGGTGGTGGCGTTCGTGGTCGCCGGCTTCATCGAGGGCTTCGTCACCGGCCGGGGCGTGCCGACGGCGCTGCGGGTCGGCATCGGCTTCGTCGCCGAGGCCGCCTTCGTCACCTGGGTGGTCGTGCAGGGCCGGGCCGCCACCGCCCGCGGCCTGACCGGCGACCTGGGCGAGCTCGACCGCGGCTGGGACGAGCTGGCCGCCGCCCGCGACCGAGCCTGGGCGTCGTAG